In Scatophagus argus isolate fScaArg1 chromosome 3, fScaArg1.pri, whole genome shotgun sequence, one genomic interval encodes:
- the ccdc66 gene encoding coiled-coil domain-containing protein 66 isoform X2 produces MNLGDGLLFELENGKPKLILLSHGVEKNPAKLSCRPRAANILSSRQPSCMEEVQGEERQARQQAGRHRETKSKAGGTAASFTSNTTTATNGRRSATMTSSKTQEHQKGSSVKVVAKIKSDRHKHSTTVGSLRANGKTGQPQKSTTQAGEKAGLKDPLASEDTGSKDSVVCLTTEQLQQILNTVQTTRMGQNPPEDHRTQDSESSVDDGGGGKRKEEDKGGGGTDTTVSSQSKDSRSSGCLVNWLEERQSESRAAIDAKKAQWRRELDEQVALKQQQQQQQQHSAPGRLQAEEDTDSVLSVQSSISYREPPAAIRSSLRLGEVTPMEEVVDVDRREEQKRRWLEELDKQREEMTERRRREKLLQNQAVDHELWAAHFDSLQRRPPVQTAALSAPPPAPSDSSERGEWEPSSSLSLAWEAMSSCGAESVGGASVDTTSGYPTRTSYLRTMTALLDPTQIEERERRRLKQLEQQRAIEAQVEERRQQRERDERRRREEEEQEERRVALEREMLEKRYELDTLKERQKLSHQSEEPNKDHDDERQQETPEPSVTRQDECVEDLSSSTSTYKDTAVQTEACPPLPLTADRVQTPHVSAQYQPPPPLPAAAPLSSRNRAARTGKENICLSGGRGGGGDPYEAFARTERSRRDKRRPEWNTHRPSRQFVPASERYPASLQRNRQESRMRRQAELLALQERTCLSRTNPPPPPLQPQETRSSPTRKGESVSTGHSSSAAVSTERGRSPPIPAVRHRVQGQQALPSSTPPPPPPPVLEFIPYIRTDEVFNLDPLEPADTPPPHPHTAPPQSSAAPPAPSHRDPLLHPELLRNAHTHRQQEILRGLAQLRQGLLQKQRELETDLNPLLKRHDNELR; encoded by the exons ATGAATCTCgg AGACGGCCTGCTGTTTGAACTTGAAAATGGAAAACCCAAGCTGATTTTACTCAGTCATG GCGTTGAGAAGAATCCAGCAAAG CTGTCCTGCAGGCCCAGAGCAGCCAACATCCTCAGCTCCAGGCAGCCGTCCTGCATGGAGGAGGTGCAGGGAGAGGAGCGTCAAGCCCGGCAGCAGGCAGGGAGGCACAGAGAAACCAAGAGCAAGGCTGGAGGAACAGCAGCCTCCTTCacctccaacaccaccaccGCAACCAATGGGAGGAGGAGCGCCACTATGACATCATCCAAGACGCAAGAGCATCAAAAAGGTAGCAGTGTCAAAGTTGTGGCAAAG AtcaagtcagacagacacaaacacagcactacTGTTGGCTCCCTGAGAGCCAATGGGAAAACAGGACAGCCTCAGAAGAGTACGACACAAGCCGGCGAAAAGGCAGGACTGAAGGATCCACTGGCCAGCGAGGACACAGGCTCGAAGGACAGTGTGGTGTGTCTGACCACTGAGCAGCTACAGCAGATCCTCAACACAGTGCAGACCACCAGGATGGGCCAAAACCCCCCAGAGGACCACAGGACCCAGG ATTCAGAATCCTCAGtagatgatggaggaggaggaaaaaggaaagaggaagacaaaggaggaggaggaactgaTACGACTGTAAGCTCACAGAGTAAAGACAGTAG GTCGTCTGGATGTCTCGTCAACTGGCTGGAGGAGCGACAGTCGGAGAGCAGAGCGGCCATCGACGCCAAAAAGGCTCAGTGGAGGAGAGAGCTCG atgagcaggtggcactgaagcagcagcagcagcagcagcagcagcactcgGCCCCTGGCAGACTCCAG gctGAGGAGGATACAGACAGTGTGTTATCAGTTCAGAGCTCCATCAGCTACAGAGAGCCGCCTGCAGCCATCAGATCCAGCCTCAGACTTGGG GAGGTCACTCcgatggaggaggtggtggatgTCGATAGGAGGGAGGAGCAGAAGAGACGCTggctggaggagctggacaaacagagggaggagatgacTGAACGAAGGAGACGAGAGAAACTGCTGCAGAATCAG GCAGTGGACCACGAGCTCTGGGCGGCTCACTTTGACTCGCTCCAGAGGAGGCCTCCCgtccagactgcagctctgtcaGCCCCGCCTCCAGCCCCGTCTGACAGCTCTGAGCGAGGGGAGTGGGAGCCCTCGTCCAGCCTGTCCCTGGCCTGGGAGGCCATGAGCAGCTGTGGAGCAGAGAGCGTCGGGGGGGCCAGCGTGGATACAACCAGCGGGTACCCGACCAGGACCAG CTATCTGAGGACCATGACCGCCCTGCTGGACCCCACCCAgatagaagagagagagaggaggaggctcaaacagctggagcagcag CGAGCAATCGAGGCCCAGGTGGAGGAGCGGCGGCAGCAGAGGGAGCGagacgagaggaggaggagagaggaggaggagcaggaagagaggagggtggcgctggagagagagatgctggAGAAGCGCTACGAGCTGGACACACTGAAGGAGAGGCAGAAG CTGAGCCATCAGAGCGAGGAGCCAAACAAAGACCACGATGATGAAAGACAACAGGAGACACCGGAGCCCAGCG tCACCAGACAGGACGAGTGTGTGGAGGACCTCAGCAGTTCAACCTCCACATACAAAGATACTGCAGTACAGACAG AAGCTTGTCCTCCTCTCCCGCTCACAGCCGACAGAGTTCAGACTCCTCACGTCTCTGCGCAGTACcaaccacctcctcctctgcctgctgctgctcctctcagcagcaggaaCCGAGCGGCGAGAACAGGCAAGGAGAACATCTGTCTGtcgggaggaagaggaggcggaGGGGACCCATACGAGGCGTTTGCCAGGACCGAGAGGAGCCGCAGGGACAAGAGGAGGCCGGAGTggaacacacacag GCCCAGTCGTCAGTTCGTTCCAGCTTCAGAACGTTACCCGGCCTCTCTGCAGAGGAACAGACAGGAGAGTCGGATGAGGAGGCAGGCCGAGCTCCTGGCTCTGCAGGAGAGGACCTGTCTGTCCAGGAccaaccctcctcctcctcctcttcagcccCAGGAGACCAGGAGCAGCCCCACCAGGAAG GGGGAGAGTGTTTCCACGggacacagcagctctgcagccgTCAGCACTGAAAG GGGGCGCTCTCCTCCTATCCCTGCTGTCAGACACAGAGTTCAGGGTCAGCAGGcccttccctcctccacccctcctccccctcctcctcctgtcctggAGTTCATTCCTTACATCCGGACTGATGAAGTCTTCAACCTGGACCCACTGGAGCCTGCTGACACTCCCCCacctcacccacacacag CTCCTCCTCAGAGCTCAGCggctcctcctgctccctcaCACCGGgatcccctcctccaccccgaGCTGCTTcgtaacgcacacacacaccgacagcAGGAGATCCTGAGAGGCCTGGCCCAGCTACggcag GGTTTGTTACAGAAGCAGAGGGAGCTTGAGACGGATTTGAATCCTCTCCTGAAGCGCCACGACAACGAGCTCCGGTGA
- the ccdc66 gene encoding coiled-coil domain-containing protein 66 isoform X1, with translation MNLGDGLLFELENGKPKLILLSHGVEKNPAKLSCRPRAANILSSRQPSCMEEVQGEERQARQQAGRHRETKSKAGGTAASFTSNTTTATNGRRSATMTSSKTQEHQKGSSVKVVAKIKSDRHKHSTTVGSLRANGKTGQPQKSTTQAGEKAGLKDPLASEDTGSKDSVVCLTTEQLQQILNTVQTTRMGQNPPEDHRTQDSESSVDDGGGGKRKEEDKGGGGTDTTVSSQSKDSRSSGCLVNWLEERQSESRAAIDAKKAQWRRELDEQVALKQQQQQQQQHSAPGRLQAEEDTDSVLSVQSSISYREPPAAIRSSLRLGEVTPMEEVVDVDRREEQKRRWLEELDKQREEMTERRRREKLLQNQAVDHELWAAHFDSLQRRPPVQTAALSAPPPAPSDSSERGEWEPSSSLSLAWEAMSSCGAESVGGASVDTTSGYPTRTSYLRTMTALLDPTQIEERERRRLKQLEQQRAIEAQVEERRQQRERDERRRREEEEQEERRVALEREMLEKRYELDTLKERQKLSHQSEEPNKDHDDERQQETPEPSAVTRQDECVEDLSSSTSTYKDTAVQTEACPPLPLTADRVQTPHVSAQYQPPPPLPAAAPLSSRNRAARTGKENICLSGGRGGGGDPYEAFARTERSRRDKRRPEWNTHRPSRQFVPASERYPASLQRNRQESRMRRQAELLALQERTCLSRTNPPPPPLQPQETRSSPTRKGESVSTGHSSSAAVSTERGRSPPIPAVRHRVQGQQALPSSTPPPPPPPVLEFIPYIRTDEVFNLDPLEPADTPPPHPHTAPPQSSAAPPAPSHRDPLLHPELLRNAHTHRQQEILRGLAQLRQGLLQKQRELETDLNPLLKRHDNELR, from the exons ATGAATCTCgg AGACGGCCTGCTGTTTGAACTTGAAAATGGAAAACCCAAGCTGATTTTACTCAGTCATG GCGTTGAGAAGAATCCAGCAAAG CTGTCCTGCAGGCCCAGAGCAGCCAACATCCTCAGCTCCAGGCAGCCGTCCTGCATGGAGGAGGTGCAGGGAGAGGAGCGTCAAGCCCGGCAGCAGGCAGGGAGGCACAGAGAAACCAAGAGCAAGGCTGGAGGAACAGCAGCCTCCTTCacctccaacaccaccaccGCAACCAATGGGAGGAGGAGCGCCACTATGACATCATCCAAGACGCAAGAGCATCAAAAAGGTAGCAGTGTCAAAGTTGTGGCAAAG AtcaagtcagacagacacaaacacagcactacTGTTGGCTCCCTGAGAGCCAATGGGAAAACAGGACAGCCTCAGAAGAGTACGACACAAGCCGGCGAAAAGGCAGGACTGAAGGATCCACTGGCCAGCGAGGACACAGGCTCGAAGGACAGTGTGGTGTGTCTGACCACTGAGCAGCTACAGCAGATCCTCAACACAGTGCAGACCACCAGGATGGGCCAAAACCCCCCAGAGGACCACAGGACCCAGG ATTCAGAATCCTCAGtagatgatggaggaggaggaaaaaggaaagaggaagacaaaggaggaggaggaactgaTACGACTGTAAGCTCACAGAGTAAAGACAGTAG GTCGTCTGGATGTCTCGTCAACTGGCTGGAGGAGCGACAGTCGGAGAGCAGAGCGGCCATCGACGCCAAAAAGGCTCAGTGGAGGAGAGAGCTCG atgagcaggtggcactgaagcagcagcagcagcagcagcagcagcactcgGCCCCTGGCAGACTCCAG gctGAGGAGGATACAGACAGTGTGTTATCAGTTCAGAGCTCCATCAGCTACAGAGAGCCGCCTGCAGCCATCAGATCCAGCCTCAGACTTGGG GAGGTCACTCcgatggaggaggtggtggatgTCGATAGGAGGGAGGAGCAGAAGAGACGCTggctggaggagctggacaaacagagggaggagatgacTGAACGAAGGAGACGAGAGAAACTGCTGCAGAATCAG GCAGTGGACCACGAGCTCTGGGCGGCTCACTTTGACTCGCTCCAGAGGAGGCCTCCCgtccagactgcagctctgtcaGCCCCGCCTCCAGCCCCGTCTGACAGCTCTGAGCGAGGGGAGTGGGAGCCCTCGTCCAGCCTGTCCCTGGCCTGGGAGGCCATGAGCAGCTGTGGAGCAGAGAGCGTCGGGGGGGCCAGCGTGGATACAACCAGCGGGTACCCGACCAGGACCAG CTATCTGAGGACCATGACCGCCCTGCTGGACCCCACCCAgatagaagagagagagaggaggaggctcaaacagctggagcagcag CGAGCAATCGAGGCCCAGGTGGAGGAGCGGCGGCAGCAGAGGGAGCGagacgagaggaggaggagagaggaggaggagcaggaagagaggagggtggcgctggagagagagatgctggAGAAGCGCTACGAGCTGGACACACTGAAGGAGAGGCAGAAG CTGAGCCATCAGAGCGAGGAGCCAAACAAAGACCACGATGATGAAAGACAACAGGAGACACCGGAGCCCAGCG cagtCACCAGACAGGACGAGTGTGTGGAGGACCTCAGCAGTTCAACCTCCACATACAAAGATACTGCAGTACAGACAG AAGCTTGTCCTCCTCTCCCGCTCACAGCCGACAGAGTTCAGACTCCTCACGTCTCTGCGCAGTACcaaccacctcctcctctgcctgctgctgctcctctcagcagcaggaaCCGAGCGGCGAGAACAGGCAAGGAGAACATCTGTCTGtcgggaggaagaggaggcggaGGGGACCCATACGAGGCGTTTGCCAGGACCGAGAGGAGCCGCAGGGACAAGAGGAGGCCGGAGTggaacacacacag GCCCAGTCGTCAGTTCGTTCCAGCTTCAGAACGTTACCCGGCCTCTCTGCAGAGGAACAGACAGGAGAGTCGGATGAGGAGGCAGGCCGAGCTCCTGGCTCTGCAGGAGAGGACCTGTCTGTCCAGGAccaaccctcctcctcctcctcttcagcccCAGGAGACCAGGAGCAGCCCCACCAGGAAG GGGGAGAGTGTTTCCACGggacacagcagctctgcagccgTCAGCACTGAAAG GGGGCGCTCTCCTCCTATCCCTGCTGTCAGACACAGAGTTCAGGGTCAGCAGGcccttccctcctccacccctcctccccctcctcctcctgtcctggAGTTCATTCCTTACATCCGGACTGATGAAGTCTTCAACCTGGACCCACTGGAGCCTGCTGACACTCCCCCacctcacccacacacag CTCCTCCTCAGAGCTCAGCggctcctcctgctccctcaCACCGGgatcccctcctccaccccgaGCTGCTTcgtaacgcacacacacaccgacagcAGGAGATCCTGAGAGGCCTGGCCCAGCTACggcag GGTTTGTTACAGAAGCAGAGGGAGCTTGAGACGGATTTGAATCCTCTCCTGAAGCGCCACGACAACGAGCTCCGGTGA